TCAGGGAAACCGAAGCCGAGATCGCCCAGAACGAGGCCCAGCTCGCCGACCTAAAAAAGCGTCTCGCCGCCCTGATCAACAGCCTTTACCGCGAGCAGGCCGGGCGCTACTTGCCGCTGCTGCAGGCCCAGAGCTTCACCGACCTCTCGGTGCGGGCCAGGTGGGTAGGCTACCTCGGCAACCAGCAGACCAGCCTCATCCAGCGCATCAACTTCCTGCTCGAGCAGCTAGACAGCCAAAAACAGCGCCTGATCCTGTTGGTACGCGACCTCAACGCCAAGCAAGCCGACCGCCAAAACAAGATCAATCAGCTCACCGCCAGCCGCAGCCAGCTCCAAGCCACCCTGGCGGCATTGCGGCAGCAGGCCGAAGGGCGCAAGGTGCTGCTGCGCGAGTCGCTCATAGCCCGCAACGAGCTGCAGAACCAGCTCAACAACGTGGTGGCCGCCATCGCCAAAGAACAGCGCCGCCTGGCCGAAGAACGGCGCAGGCGCGAAGAGGAAGCCCGTCGGCAGCGAGAGCGCGAAGCCGCCGAGCGCCGCCGCCAGCAGAACAGCCCCGGCCTCGAGCCTGTCGCCATCATCCCCAACGTCATCGTGGGCACCCTGCAATTCCCGGTCCCTGGCGGGAGGATCGTCGCACCCTTTGGCCTACAGGGCACCTACCAAGTGATCCAGGGGCCCGCTGACTTCAGCCCGGTGGTCGCGGCGGCCAGCGGGGTCGTGCTGGACGAGTATCCCGTCAGCAACACGGGCTGGTGGGTCATCATCGCCCATGGCAACGTGACGAGTTTTTACATCGGCCTGCAATCTCCGCTGGTGCAGAAGGGGCAGCAGGTGAGCAAGGGCCAGCGCATCGGCTATACAGGAGGTGCCGCCTTGATCCCCGCCGATACGCTGTGGTTCGCCGTGGCCAACAACGACGGCGTGCAGGTTGACCCCTCGAGGTATTACTGAAATTGCCGAATAAGCAAAGCGCGTCGAGGGTCGATCTTCGGCGTCTAGCGTTTTGCGTACGGCGTACGACGATTTCATGACAGATGGTGCGGCCAGTGGCCGCACCGGAGCTTTGGCTCGAGTTTAGGAGGGTTCGATCAGGCCGTAGTTTCCGTCACGACGGCGGTAGATCACGGCAAAGCCTTCGGTCTCGGCGTTGCGAAAGACGAAGAAATCATGACCTAGAGCCTCCATCTGGATGGCGGCATCCTCGGGGGTCATGGGCTTGACGGCAAAGCGCTTGACCCGCACGATCTGGGGGGTGGCCTCCTCCTCTTCGGGCTCGAACAGCGCCGTAGGAGGGGCAGCGTTGAGGGCAGCCTGCCGCCGGGCGGCGGCATGGTGACCGTTGAAGTGGCGCTCCTTGTAGCGCTTGAGCTGGGTCTCCAGCCGATCGACGCTCTTGTCGATGGCCGCATACATATCGGGGTCAGACTCTTCTACCCGCACGATGCCCTTGGGAACATTGATCTGAATCTCGCACTTGGCGCGGTTCTCCACACGAGGGGCCGTCGCCATCGAGAGGACTACCTTGGCATCGACGATGCCGTTCATGTAGCGGTCGAGGCGCTCGAGCTTCTTGTCGAGGTAATTCTTGAGGGCATCGGTGATCTCGATGTTGCGGCCTACCAGTTTGTAAATGTTCATCTGGCCCTCCTTGGAAGCCGGGACGAGGACTCGAGACCCATCCCAGAACCCTTTCCCTAAAGGTGCCCTGGGTGGAAGGGGATTCTGCCGCCCTTACACGCGGGCTGCACTGGGTGCCTTCAACCTTTAGGTGCTTTATCCTACCGCCGGCCCCGCTCAGGTGGTAGAGTCTTCCGGCCTTGATCCGGTCCAAGCAAGGGTGTAGGGTAGAAGTTGGGTGCCAGGCAAAACGCCGGTCGTACTCCTGCGTCATGCGCAAGATGTCCTTTGGGCGCTTCCCCCCTGGGCGGGGAGGGTCAGGGTGGAGTGCGTAGAAGCCACTGCCATCGCGTTTGGCGTTAGGTCATCGACGCTCAGCTCAGGCTGTACTTGCCCGATCGGTCGTCGCGTACGAGTTGCCCGGCCTTGAGCACCAGTACCCGCTGGGGATAGGCCTCTACCAGCTCGCGGGAGTGGGTCGCCACGATGACCGTAGCTCCGCGGGCGTGGATTGACTTGAGGATTTCCAGCACCATGATGGCGTTGGTCAGGTCGAGGTTGCCGGTGGGCTCGTCGGCCAGCACCACCGGGGGATCACCAACGATGGCGCGGGCGATGGCGACGCGCTGGGACTCAC
The window above is part of the Calidithermus timidus DSM 17022 genome. Proteins encoded here:
- the hpf gene encoding ribosome hibernation-promoting factor, HPF/YfiA family, translating into MNIYKLVGRNIEITDALKNYLDKKLERLDRYMNGIVDAKVVLSMATAPRVENRAKCEIQINVPKGIVRVEESDPDMYAAIDKSVDRLETQLKRYKERHFNGHHAAARRQAALNAAPPTALFEPEEEEATPQIVRVKRFAVKPMTPEDAAIQMEALGHDFFVFRNAETEGFAVIYRRRDGNYGLIEPS
- a CDS encoding murein hydrolase activator EnvC family protein is translated as MKCRGVRGIWGLPLLALCALSFASVFSQSLSELERQRQQTLQQQKANQQRIEKLNRELANLDALTAQRLRDLRSLEGQIQQLEKERADLGRQINLLQQQVRETEAEIAQNEAQLADLKKRLAALINSLYREQAGRYLPLLQAQSFTDLSVRARWVGYLGNQQTSLIQRINFLLEQLDSQKQRLILLVRDLNAKQADRQNKINQLTASRSQLQATLAALRQQAEGRKVLLRESLIARNELQNQLNNVVAAIAKEQRRLAEERRRREEEARRQREREAAERRRQQNSPGLEPVAIIPNVIVGTLQFPVPGGRIVAPFGLQGTYQVIQGPADFSPVVAAASGVVLDEYPVSNTGWWVIIAHGNVTSFYIGLQSPLVQKGQQVSKGQRIGYTGGAALIPADTLWFAVANNDGVQVDPSRYY